One segment of Schistocerca cancellata isolate TAMUIC-IGC-003103 chromosome 2, iqSchCanc2.1, whole genome shotgun sequence DNA contains the following:
- the LOC126161741 gene encoding B-cell receptor-associated protein 31 has translation MSLQWTIIAAFLYAEIAVVLLLVLPVASPQRWQKIFKSRFLKSLTSQAQIYFVVLLAVLVLFFLDAIREMKKYSSPDESAHQHLDAEMQVNMRLFRAQRNFYISGFALFLSLVIRRLVCLMSMQATLLAQSEAAMQQARSATTTAQSLMAQNQTSAAQNDTNEAHDKEVTELKKKLAKLESDLEREKKDKEAIKAQAQSVSTEYDRLNEEFRKMQAKVDVASGEPKKDA, from the coding sequence ATGAGTCTCCAGTGGACAATAATTGCTGCCTTTCTGTATGCGGAAATTGCTGTTGTTCTTCTGTTGGTGTTGCCTGTTGCTTCACCGCAAAGAtggcaaaaaattttcaaatcaagGTTCTTAAAAAGCCTCACAAGCCAGGCACAAATCTATTTCGTTGTGTTGCTGGCAGTGCTGGTTCTCTTCTTTCTCGATGCCATACGTGAAATGAAGAAGTATTCCAGTCCAGATGAATCTGCGCACCAGCATCTTGATGCCGAAATGCAGGTGAATATGCGCCTTTTCAGAGCTCAGAGGAATTTTTACATATCAGGATTTGCTCTGTTCTTGTCACTGGTAATTCGGCGACTTGTGTGCTTAATGTCAATGCAAGCAACGCTGTTGGCACAAAGTGAAGCTGCTATGCAACAAGCGAGGTCAGCAACTACTACAGCTCAGAGTCTTATGGCACAGAATCAGACAAGCGCGGCACAGAACGACACGAACGAAGCCCATGACAAGGAGGTGACAGAGCTGAAAAAGAAGCTTGCGAAACTGGAGAGCGATCTAGAACGCGAGAAGAAAGATAAAGAGGCCATTAAAGCTCAAGCACAATCTGTTAGCACAGAATATGATCGTCTAAATGAAGAATTTCGTAAGATGCAAGCCAAGGTAGACGTTGCTTCTGGTGAGCCGAAGAAAGATGCTTAA